From the Cryptomeria japonica chromosome 2, Sugi_1.0, whole genome shotgun sequence genome, one window contains:
- the LOC131873705 gene encoding LRR receptor-like serine/threonine-protein kinase EFR, with protein sequence MGAIIPSPFLFILLVILIIPWVVESVHSLHPHKNNASDEQALLAFRTAIKYDQENSFVTWAPNISFCKWKGVTCSVRRQRVSSLSLTGVGLVGTISPFLGNLSFLSILDLSNNNLDGHVPNQLHSLSRLRYLHLHKNRLEGSIPPTLSACHNLMDLNIWDNHLTGNIPPDFGFLFNLNSIQLSRNNLTGIIPNSLGNISSLNYLDLSENKLEGHIPQEMGRLSLLNLVDLGGNRLTGEIPSSLSNCTNLEALALTDNHLSGEIPGEFCSKNTLLKQLYLAGNRLSGEIPATLLIVHNSKYSAWRTTS encoded by the coding sequence ATGGGTGCAATAATACCGTCTCcatttctcttcattcttcttgtcATTCTTATTATTCCTTGGGTTGTTGAGTCGGTCCATTCTTTGCATCCCCACAAAAACAATGCTTCAGATGAGCAGGCTCTTTTGGCATTCAGGACTGCAATCAAATATGATCAAGAAAATTCATTCGTGACATGGGCACCCAACATCTCATTCTGCAAGTGGAAAGGCGTTACATGCTCTGTCCGCAGACAGAGAGTATCCTCTCTGAGTCTTACTGGCGTGGGTTTGGTAGGTACCATCTCCCCTTTCCTCGGCAATCTTTCATTTCTTAGTATTCTTGACCTTTCTAATAATAACCTTGACGGCCACGTCCCCAATCAATTGCATAGCCTTTCTCGCTTAAGGTATCTTCATTTACATAAAAACCGCCTGGAAGGTTCAATTCCCCCTACCCTTAGTGCCTGCCACAACTTAATGGACCTTAATATCTGGGATAACCATCTGACTGGAAATATTCCACCCGACTTTGGGTTTCTCTTCAATTTAAACTCCATCCAGCTTAGCCGAAACAACTTGACGGGAATCATTCCCAACTCCTTGGGCAACATATCCTCTTTGAACTATTTAGATTTGAGCGAAAATAAGCTTGAGGGCCATATTCCTCAGGAAATGGGTAGGCTTTCCCTACTGAATCTGGTGGATTTGGGCGGGAACCGCCTTACTGGAGAAATTCCTTCTTCCTTGTCAAACTGCACTAATCTAGAGGCATTGGCTCTAACAGACAATCACTTATCTGGAGAGATACCAGGGGAGTTTTGCTCCAAGAATACCCTTCTGAAACAATTATATTTAGCTGGTAACAGACTTAGTGGTGAAATTCCTGCTACACTATTAATTGTTCACAATTCCAAATACTCAGCTTGGAGAACAACCAGCTGA